One Streptomyces dangxiongensis genomic window, CCGAGAAGCTGCCGGTCCTGGCCAAGAAGCTGCTGGAGGCGAACCGCGACCGCCCGGTGCGGCAGACGACCGGCCTGCACCGGCAGGACCTGTTCGTCTACGGCCGCGCATCCCGCCCGTGCCTGCGCTGCCACACCCCCCGTGCGAGTGGCCGACCAGGGCGACGGCTCCCAGGAGCGGCCCACCTACTGGTGCCCCACCTGCCAGCGGGGCCCCGCTCCCGCACCGGGCTCACCACAACGCTGGCGCGAGAAGTACCCCCGCCGCACCGACTGACCGCCCGCCACCCCGGCACCCACCACCCCCGCGCCTCGCCCCCCGGCACCCCCGCACCCCAGCTCCGCGGCACTCGCACGCCCCGCCACCCCCGCGCCCCAGCACCCTCACGCCCCCCCGCAGGTCTCCCACGAACCGACGCCGTCGGAGACCAGAGATCCCGGTGCCGGACGCGTCGGCGTTCACGAGGAGTCGGACGCTTCCCCCGGAGGCGGGGGCGGCGCCGTGGTGAGGTCGCCCGCCCGCCAGGCGGCCTCCCAGCGGCCGGCGGGCACGGCCCCGGTCGCGCGCCGCTTCGGCACACAGTGCACGGGCAGCACGCTCAGCCCCCAGCCGCCCGCCACGACGGCGCCTTCCAGCACGCCCGGACCCTCGCCCGAGGCGAGCCGCAGCACGGCCCACCACCAGGCCGCGCCGCATCCGAGCGCCATCCCGTAGCGCACTGTGCGACCCACCATGCCCGCCACCACCTCCAGCCGGACGCTAGACCGTCGCCCGTCCCGCTCGGGAGGCGCACCACGGGCTCACCGAAGCAACGCCGGACCGCTCGCTTCACGGACGGCGCGGCACCGGGCCGCCGTCCTCCGGCGAGCCGCTACGCGTGCTCCGCCTGGAACATCCAGTGGTGCTTCTCCAGGTCGGCGATGATGCCGATGAAGATGTCCTGGGACACCGGGTCCGCCTCGCCGGTCGCGTTCATCCGCTCCCGCATGCGGACGATCACCGCGCCGAGCGCGTCCACCATCGTGCCGACCGCGTCCGTGTCCTTGATCCATCCCGCCGGAGCGGTGGCGATGCCGCTCCCGGAGGCCACCGAGGCGGCGCGCCCGTCGGGCGGGACGCCCAGCGCCGAGGCCCGCTCGGCCACGGTGTCGGAGTGGGTGCGGGCGGAGCCGACCACCTCGTCGAGCTGGAGGTGGACGGAGCGGAAGCGGGGCCCGACGACGTTCCAGTGGACCTGCTTGGCGACCAGGGAGAGGTCCACCAGGTCGACGAGGGCGCCCTGGAGCGCCTCGGACACGGTCTTCAGGTCCGCGTCGGCCAACGGGCTCTTCACGACGTACATCCGCTTCCTCCGGTGATTCGGCCCCGTCACGTCCCTCCACGATGACCGCACCGCCCGACTCCGGCAAACGGACGACGGACCGGGACCCCGCGGAGCGCCGGGGCAACGCGGAAGCCCCGGCCGGCTTCCCAGGGGTCACTGGGGAGAGCCGGCCGGGGCCTCACTCGTACGGGGTTGCCGGGACGCGTACACGCACCCTAGGCGGCGACCACGTCCACGGCCTCCGCGGGCGCCTTGATGGTCACCCGTTCCGGTGGCACGCCGGTCACCGAGACGGAACCCAGCATGGGTCGGACCGGCGCGGGCACGTGTTCGGCCGCGGCGGACTGGGCCAGTTCGGCGAGCGCCAGTTCGTCGCTCACTTCTCGCATGAGTTCCGACATCCGTACGTCCAGCGCGTCGCAGATGGCGGAGAGCAGCTCGGAGGAAGCCTCCTTCTGCCCCCGCTCCACCTCGGAGAGATAGCCGAGTGAGACTCGGGCGGACGAGGAGACTTCGCGCAGAGTACGGCCCTGGCGTTGGCGCTGCCGACGCAGCACGTCACCCAGCAGGCGACGGAGCAGAATCATCGGTGGCTCCCTCCTCGGACCGCGTAGCCGCATCCTTCTCGCCCCACCGTACCGCCTCGCGCCGCGGCCGTGCGGGGAGCGATGTCGTGTTCACTCAGGGCTGCAAACATCAAAACCCCCCGTTCCGTTCCGTATCCTGTGCCCGCTCATTCCCGGTCTGTTCGCCAGCAAGCCGCTCCAGAAGCACTGCGAGTACGCTCCGTACACTCTCCATACGAATTTCCGCCCGGCTGCCGTTCAACCGCAGACCCTGGACTTTTCCGCCACCGGCAGAACCGGTCCGGACGGTGGCAGGGCCGTCGACGGCGACGAACACCGTCCCGACGGGTTGGCCGTCCTGCGGGTCGGGGCCGGCGACCCCGGTGGTCGCGATACCCCAGTCGGCTCCCAGCGCCTCCCGGACTCCGGCCGCCATCTGGGCCGCGACCTGCGGATCCACCGCTCCGCGCTGAGCCAGCAGAGTGGCGTCCACGCCCAGCAGCCGGTGCTTCAGCTCGGTGGCGTAGGCGGTGACCGAGCCCCGGAACACCCGGGACGCCCCGGGCACGCCGGTGATCTCCGCGGCTACCAGGCCACCGGTCAGCGACTCGGCGACGGCGAGGGTCTCACCCCTCACTCTCAGTAGTCGCACCAGTTCGGCGGCCCCGGAACTCACGCTTCCTTCTCCTCCAACGCCGCCGCGCGCTCGGCGATTCCCTGCCGCCGCAGCACAATGGCCTGTCTTACGTAGTCGAGGCCGGTGGCGACCGTGAGGACGACCGCCGCGGCCATCACCCAGAACCTCAGGGAGGCCAGCCACCCCGTCAGCGGCAGGACGTACATCCCGACGGCCACGCCCTGGGTCAGCGTCTTGAGCTTGCCACCCCGGCTGGCGGGGATCACGCCGTAGCGGATGACCAGGAAACGCAGCAGCGTGATGCCGAGTTCCCGGCCGAGGATGACGGCGGTGACCCACCACGGCAGATCGCCCAGGGCCGACAGACAGACGAGCGCCGCCCCCATGATCGCCTTGTCGGCGATGGGGTCGGCGATCTTCCCGAAGTCGGTGACCAGGTCGTAGGTGCGCGCCACATGCCCGTCGAACAGATCGGTGATCATGGCGATGGCGAAGGACGCCCAGGCCAGCGAGCGCCAGGCCGGGTCGTGGCCGCCGTCCACCAGCATCAGGGCCACGAAGCCGGGCACCAGGAGCAGCCGGAGCATCGTCAGCAGATTGGCGACGTTCCAGACGCTGGCCTGGTTGACGGCCGCGGCCGCGATCTTCCCGCCGCGGGCCGGCTTGCCGCCGCCCTCGGGGGCCGTGGCCGGACCCGAAGCAGTACCGGAGACCTCGGACGTGACGCCGTCGGCAGCGGCGGCAGTGCCCGGAGCACCTTGCCCGCCGGGGGAGCCGCCCGCGGCGGATGCCGGGACTCCGGTCATCTGCCCGCCTCCTCACTACACGCGAGCGAGCCGGTCAGCGGCTCGGCGACCAGGTCGACACCTTCCGTACCGACCACCTTCGCCTCGACCATACGTCCGACACTCAGACCGGCGCCGCTCGTGAGCAGGACCTGGCCGTCGGTCTCCGGGGCCTGGTGCTCGGCACGGCCGCGGACGCCCTCCTCCTCGGCGACGGACTCCACCAGGACGCGCACGGTCTCACCGACGCGCTCCTCGGCGCGCTGCGACACCAGCTCCTCGGCGAGCCGGGAGATCCGGGCCAGCCGCTCGGCGACGAGGTCCTCGTCCAGCTTGTTCCCGTACGTCGCCGCTTCCGTGCCCTCCTCGTCGGAGTAGCCGAAGACGCCGATGGCGTCCAGCCGGGCGCCGTTCAGGAAGCGCTCCAGTTCGGCCAGGTCGGACTCGGTCTCGCCGGGGAAGCCGACGATGAAGTTGGAGCGCACGCCGGCCTGGGGTGCCTTGCCGCGGATGGTGTCGAGCAGCTCGAGGAACCGGTCGGTGTCGCCGAAGCGGCGCATGGCGCGCAGCACGTCGGGCGCGGAGTGCTGGAAGGACAGGTCGAAATAGGGCACGACTCTCGGCGTGGAGGTCAGCACGTCGATCAGGCCCGGGCGCATCTCGGCCGGCTGCAGGTAACTCACCCGCACCCGCTCGATGCCGTCGACCTCGGCCAGCTCCGGCAGGAGGGACTCCAGCAGGCGGATGTCGCCGAGGTCCTTGCCGTAGGAGGTGTTGTTCTCGGAGACCAGCATGATCTCCTTCACGCCCTGCTCGGCCAGCCAGCGGGTCTCGTTGAGGACGTCGCTGGGGCGGCGCGAGATGAAGGAGCCGCGGAAGGAGGGGATGGCGCAGAACGAGCAGCGCCGGTCGCAGCCCGAGGCGAGCTTCACCGAGGCGACGGGGGCGCCGTCCAGCCGGCGGCGCAGCGGCGCGCGGGGGCCGGAGGCGGGCGCGACACCCTCGGGGAGGTCGGCCGGGCCGTGCCCGGGCAGCGCCACCGCCGCGGCCGATTCCTGGCGCTCGGCGGGGCTGATCGGCAGGAGCTTGCGCCGGTCGCGCGGAGTGTGGGCGGCGTGGATGCCGCCGGAGAGGATGGTCTGGAGGCGGTCGGAGATGTCCGCGTAGTCGTCGAAGCCGAGGACGCCGTCGGCTTCGGGCAGCGCCTCGGCCAGCTCCTTGCCGTACCGCTCGGCCATGCAGCCCACGGCGACGACGGCCTGCGTTCTGCCGTGGTCCTTGAGGTCGTTGGCCTCCAGCAGGGCGTCGACGGAGTCCTTCTTGGCGGCCTCCACGAAGCCGCAGGTGTTGACCACGGCGACGTCGGCGTCCGCGGCGTCCTCGACGAGCTGCCAGCCGTCCGCCTCCAAACGGCCTGCGAGCTCCTCGGAATCCACTTCGTTACGAGCGCAGCCGAGAGTGACGAGTGCGACGGTACGGCGTTCAGGCATGGGCTCAAGACTACTTCGTCCCGATGACAGCCCACGTCGACGGGGTTGGCCGAGCCCGGCCGACTCCGTCACATCCGCGCCGCGGGGCCGGTCAGCCGGCCACCGGGTCGCCCTTGGTGTAGGTCAGGCGCTCCACCGCGCCGGGCTTGAAGGTGTCCTCGATCTTCTTGCCGTTGACGTACAGCTCGATGGCGCCCGCGTCGCCCAGGATCAGGTTGACCTTGGAGCTGTCCTGGAACGTCTTGGACTCGCCCTTCTGCAGCAGCCCGTCGAACAGCATCCGGCCGTTGTGGTCCTTGGCCGAGATCCAGCTACGCCCGTTGGGCGCGCTGACCTGGACGGTCACCTTGTCCTGGGGCGCGGCGGCGATGGCGCTGTCGGAGGGCTCGCCGGTCGGCGCGACGGGCTTCGCCTTCTTCGGCGTCGCGGAGGCGGTCTTGCCGGCGGCGGGCGTGGCGCCCTCCGCGACCTGCTCCCGGGAGCCGCCGTCGCCGCCCTTGACGGCGGTGAATCCGACGAAGCCGATGACCACGACGATCGCGGCGACCATGGCCGCGGTCCAGTTCGGCCCGCGCCGCTCCGGCCGGATCCGCTCCGCCTCGAACATCGGTGCGGCGGGTGTGGGCGCCGGCCGGCCACCGTGCTCGGCGTCGTACTGGGCGATCAGCGGGCCGGGATCGAGGTGGACGGCCCTGGCCAGCGTGCGGAGGTGCCCCCGGGCGTACACGTCGCCCCCACAGAGGGCGAAGTCGTCCGACTCGATGGCGTGCACGATGGCGATACGGACACGGGTGGCGCTGCTGACGTCGTCCACCGTCAGCCCGGCCGCGATCCGCGCCTGCTGCAGGGCACGGCCCACGGAGGGCCGGGCCTCCTGGGACTCGTCGGGGATCGGACGCTCGTCTTCAGGGGAGTTGCCGAGGGACACGGGGGCGCCTTTCGAGCGTGTAGCCACCTGTGCTGGAAGCTCAGTCTAGGGGGAGTGCGAAAGGGTGGGGCAACCGGGCGGCGCGACTTTCTGTGCCATCGGATCGGCCCGGAACCCCGGGGGCTGGACAGGCAGGTACCCCAGGATGGAGGGCCTACCTGTCCTCTCGCTCAACTGGACGTACGACAAAGGGAAACGGTTGCTCACCGCTGTCTAACGGGTGGGTCACGAGGGGCCGGCCGGGTCGGCGTGACCCGCGTCCGCCGGACGGTCCTCCGCTACCCCTCACTCTCCCCGCGTATCACCGCGAGCACGCCGTCCAGTTCGTCGGGTTTCACGAGAACGTCACGCGCCTTGGAGCCCTCGCTCGGTCCCACGATGTTGCGGGACTCCATGAGGTCCATGAGCCGTCCGGCCTTGGCGAAGCCGACGCGCAGCTTGCGCTGCAGCATGGACGTCGACCCGAACTGGGTGGAGACGACCAGTTCGGCCGCCTGGCACAGCAGGTCGAGGTCGTCGCCGATGTCCTCGTCGATCTCCTTCTTCTGCTTGCTGCCGACGGTGACGTCGTCCCGGAAGACGGGCGCCATCTGGTCCTTGCAGTGCTGGACGACGACCGCGACCTCCTCCTCGGTCACGAACGCGCCCTGCATACGGGTGGGCTTGTTCGCGCCCATCGGCAGGAACAGGCCGTCGCCCTTGCCGATCAGCTTCTCGGCGCCCGGCTGGTCGAGGATGACCCGGGAGTCGGCGAGCGAGGAGGTGGCGAAGGCCAGCCGGGAGGGCACGTTGGCCTTGATCAGACCGGTGACCACGTCCACCGACGGGCGCTGGGTGGCGAGCACGAGGTGGATGCCGGCCGCGCGCGCGAGCTGGGTGATGCGCACGATCGCGTCCTCGACGTCCCGCGGGGCGACCATCATCAGGTCGGCCAGCTCGTCCACGATCACCAGCAGGTACGGGTACGGCTGCAGCTCCCGCTCGCTGCCCTCGGGCGGCTTGACCTTGCCCTCGCGCACCGCGCGGTTGAAGTCGTCGATGTGCCGGTATCCGTAGGCGGCCAGGTCGTCGTACCTGAGGTCCATCTCGCGGACGACCCACTGGAGCGCCTCGGCGGCCCGCTTGGGGTTCGTGATGATCGGCGTGATCAGGTGCGGGATGCCCTCGTAGGCGGTCAGTTCGACACGCTTGGGGTCCACGAGGATCATGCGGACGTCCTCCGGGGTCGCCCGCATCATGACCGAGGTGATCAGGCAGTTGATGCAGGACGACTTGCCGGAGCCGGTCGCGCCGGCGACCAGCATGTGCGGCATCTTCGCCAGCGAGTGCATGACGTACCCGCCCTCGACGTCCTTGCCGAAGGCGACCAGCATCGGGTCGTCGTCCTCGGCGGACTCCGCGAGACGCAGGACGTCACCGAGGTTGACCATCTCCCGGTCGGTGTTCGGGATCTCGATGCCGACCGCGGACTTGCCGGGGATCGGGCTGATGATCCGCACGTCGGGGCTGGCCACCGCGTAGGCGATGTTCTTGGTGAGCGCGGTGATCCGCTCGACCTTCACGGCGGGGCCCAGCTCGACCTCGTACCGGGTGACCGTCGGGCCGCGGGTGAAGCCGGTCACGGCGGCGTCGACCTTGAACTCCGTGAACACCTGGGTGAGCGAGGCGACGACCGCGTCGTTGGCGGCGCTGCGCGCCTTGCCGGGACCGCCGCGCCGGAGCAGGTCCAGCGAGGGCAGCGCGTAGGTGATGTCACCGGCCAGCCGGAGCTGCTCCGCGCGCGCGGGCAGCTCCCGGGGCACCTCGGGGGCCTTCTTGGTCAGGTCCGGTACGGGCCCGGACGCGACCCGCTCCTGCTTCGGCCGGGGCGCCGGCGCGGGCACCTGGGCGGTGTCCTCGCGTTCGCCCGCGCCCACCCCCTGCGTGAGGTCGGCGACGAGCGGGGACGGCGGCATACCGTGCAGCACGGCACCGTCGAGCGCCGCCGCGGCGGCCGCGGCGACGTCCACGGCGTCCGGATGCCGCTGCGGATCGGGCTGGGGCACGGCGGAGCGCCTGGGGCGTCCGCGGCGCTGTGAGAAGGCCTCCTCCTCGGCCCTGCCGGGGTCGTACGCCCGGGGGGCGCGGGCGCGTCCGCGCGGACGCGCCGGCGGCGCCTGCCGCCACTGCTCGTCGTAGCGCTCGTCGTAGTCCGCAGCGTCCTCGGCGAACTCGTAGTCCGCGTGGTCGGAGTGGTCGGGCAGCAGCCCCAGGCTCACACCGAGCGCCCGCAGCCGCTGCGGGACCGCGTTGACCGGGGTGGCGGTCACCACCAGCAGGCCGAAGACCGTCAGCAGGACCAGCAGGGGTACGGCCAGCACCTCGGTCATGGTGTACGTCAGCGGGGTGGCCGCCGCCCAGCCGATGAGGCCGCCGGCGTCCCTTATGGCCTGCATGCCGGCGCTGCGCGCGGGCGCGCCGCAGGCGATGTGGACCTGGCCGAGCACACCGACGACGAGTGCCGACAGGCCGATCACGATCCGGCCGTTGGCCTCCGGCTTCTCCGGATGCCGCACGAACCGTACGGCGATCACCGCGAGCAGTATCGGCACCAGCAGGTCGAGCCGGCCGAAGGCGCCGGTGACCAGCATCTCCACCAGGTCGCCCACGGGCCCCTTGAGGTCGGCCCAGGTGCCGGCCGCGACGATCAGGGCGATGCCGAACAGCAGCAGGGCGACGCCGTCCTTGCGGTGGGCCGGGTCGAGGTTCCTCGCGCCCTGCCCTATACCGCGGAAGACGGCGCCGACGGCGTGCGCGAGGCCCAGCCAGAGGGCGCGCACGAGCCGGTAGAGCCCCCCGGTGGCGCTGGGCGCCGGCCTGGGCGGCACGACTTTCCTGGCCGCCGGCCTCCTGGCGGGCGCCTTCCTGGCCGCGGCCTTCTTCACCGGAGCCTTCGCGGGAGCTGCGACCTTCTTCGCGGGCTGCTTCTTGGCTGCGGACGGACGTGAGGCCATGGGTGTGAGGTTACCGGGGGAGACGACGGTGGACACGTGTGCCCACAGCTTCACCCGTTCGTGTCGTGCCTGTGGAGGACGGGAACTGACGCCCGCTCATCGGCAAGTCGGGGCCCGGCGCGCGTCAGTTCTGGGACGGCAGGGAGGCGCCGCCGCCCGTACCGGGCTCCAGTGCGTCGAGCGCGCGGCGCAACCCGGTGAGCTTGCGCTCCAGATGGGCCGCCGTGGCGACGGCCGCCGCGTCCGCGGAGTCGTCGTCCAGCTGCTTGGACAGCGCCTCGGCCTGCTCCTCGACGGCCGCGAGCCGCGCCGACAGCTCGGCGAGCAGCCCCGCCGGCTCCCGGCCGGCGACCGCGCCCTTGCCGCCGCCGCCCTCCAACTGGAGCCGCAGCAGCGCCGCCTGCTCGCGAAGCTGGCAGTTCTTCATGTACAGCTCGACGAAGACCGAGACCTTCGCGCGCAGCACCCACGGGTCGAACGGCTTGGAGATGTAGTCCACCGCGCCCGCCGCGTAGCCCCGGAAGGTGTGGTGCGGGCCGTGGTTGATCGCCGTCAGGAAGATGATCGGGATGTCACGGGTCCGCTCGCGCCGCTTGATGTGCGCCGCCGTCTCGAACCCGTCCATGCCCGGCATCTGGACATCCAGCAGAATGACCGCGAAATCGTCCGTGAGCAGCGCTTTGAGCGCTTCCTCCCCGCTCGATGCCCGCACCAGCGTCTGATCGAGCGCAGAGAGGATGGCCTCCAGCGCCAGCAGATTCTCCGGCCGGTCATCGACCAGGAGGATCTTGGCCTTCTGCACCATGGCCCGCCCTCCTCGCCCCGGCGGTACGCCGGGCGCCGCCCCAGGGGACGACTCCCTTTCGCCGCCCGTCCTTGTGCCGGTCATCGTAGCCGCACCCCGCCTGTCGCCACACCCTGTCACCGTGATGTCACTGTGCTCGTAGAGGAAACGCGGCGGGGCCCCGGAAGGTTCCCGGAATCCCGCATTCCCGCGTGTTCCCCGCCTTTATGATGCAACAACCTCCGGCACCCATCCGACCTTCGCGCGAGTTCACGCCACCCCCGGCCGCACCGCCGGCCGCACCGCGCCCCGCCGTACCACCGCCCGCCGCACTCACTCCGGGCTCATCCACTGGCGCATCACCGACAGCAGGTGGTCGGGGTCGACCGGCTTGGTGACGTAGTCGGAGGCACCCGACTCGATCGCCTTCTCCCGGTCGCCCTTCATCGCCTTCGCCGTCAGCGCGATGATCGGCAGCCCCGCGAACTGCGGCATCCTGCGGATAGCCGAGGTCGTCGCGTACCCGTCCATCTCCGGCATCATGATGTCCATCAGCACGACCGCCACATCGTCGTGCTGCTCCAGCACCTCGATGCCCTCCCGCCCGTTCTCGGCGTACAGCACCGAGAGACCGTGCTGCTCCAGGACGCTGGTCAGCGCGAACACGTTGCGGATGTCGTCGTCGACGATCAGCACCTTCTCCCCGCCGAACCGCACCGCGCGGCCCGGCTGCGACGTGCTCTCCTGCTCCGGCACCCACTGCCCGCTGCGCTGGCCCTCCTCCGGCACGCTCCGCCGACGGCGCCGGAACAGGGCCGCGGGACCGTTCTGCGTCTCCCGGTACGACTTCACCTCGGCCGGCATCTCGATCTCCGCGGCCGACAGCTCCAGGCACCGGCGTGCCTCGGAGGCGACCAGGTCACCGGCCTCCAGCGCAGCCGCGGGCTGCTGGTAGCCCTGCGGCGGCAGCTCGCTCGGGTGCAGCGGCAGGTACAGCGTGAACGTCGAGCCGCGGCCCGGTTCGCTCTGCGCGTGGATCTCACCGCCGAGCAGTTGCGCGATCTCCCGCGAGATCGACAGGCCCAGCCCGGTCCCGCCGTACTTGCGGCTGGTCGTGCCGTCCGCCTGCTTGAAGGCCTCGAAGATCACCCGCATCTTGCTGGCCGCGATGCCGATACCGGTGTCGGTCACCGAGAACGCGATCAGCTCCCCTTCGATATCGCCCAGCGAACCGGCCTCCAGCAACTGGTCCCGGATGGACTGCGGAACCCCCGCGCCGGCGGGCCGGATCACCAGCTCAACCGACCCGGAGTCGGTGAACTTCACCGCGTTGGACAACAGGTTCCGCAGCACCTGCAGCAGCCGCTGCTCGTCGGTGTGCAGGGTGGCCGGCAGCTCCGGGGAGACCCGTACCGACAGGTCCAGGCCCTTCTCCGCGGTCAGCGGCCGGAAGGTGGCCTCCACGTAGTCCACGAGCTGCACGAGCGCGATGCGCGTCGGGGAGACGTCCATCTTGCCCGCCTCGACCTTCGACAGGTCGAGGATGTCGTTGATCAGCTGCAACAGGTCCGAGCCCGCGCCGTGGATCGTCTCGGCGAACTCCACCTGCTTGGGCGAGAGGTTCCCCTCGGCGTTGTCGGCGAGCAGCTTGGCCAGGATCAGCAACGAGTTGAGCGGCGTGCGCAGCTCGTGCGACATGTTGGCGAGGAACTCGCTCTTGTAGCGCATCGACACCGCGAGCTGCTCGGCGCGCTCCTCCAGGACCTGCCGGGCCTCCTCGATCTCGGTGTTCTTCACCTCGATGTCCCGGTTCTGCCGGGCCAGCAGCTCGGCCTTCTCCTCCAGTTCGGCGTTGGAGGCCTGGAGCGCCTTCTGCCGGTTCTCCAGCTCGGCCGACCGCTCCCGTAGCTGCTCGGTCAGCTCCTGCGACTGCTTGAGCAGCTTCTCGGTCTTGGTGTTGACCGAGATGGTGTTCACGCTGGTCGCGATCATCTCGGCGATCTGGTTGAGGAAGTCCTTCTGGATCTGCGTGAACGGTGTGAAGGACGCCAGCTCGATCACGCCGAGCACCTCGCCCTCGAACAGCACCGGCAGCACGATCACCTGCGCGGGCGGGGCCTCACCGAGCCCGGAGGCGATCTTCAGGTAACCGCTGGGCGCCCGGTCCACCAGGATCGTGCGCTTCTCCTGGGCGGCCGTGCCGATCAGCGCCTCACCGGGCCGGAACGACGTCGGCATGGAGCCCATCGAGTAGCCGTACGAGCCCAGCATCCGCAGCTCGTAGCCGTCCTCGCCGCCACCGGTGGCCCTGCCCTCCATCAGCGGCATCGCCAGGAAGAACGCACCGTGCTGCGCCGACACCACCGGCGTCAGCTCACTCATGATCAGGGAGGCCACGTCCTCCAGGTCCCGGCGGCCCTGCATGAGGGCGGAGATGCGGGCCAGGTTGCCCTTCAGCCAGTCCTGCTCCTTGTTGGCGATCGTGGTGTCGCGCAGGTTGGCGATCATCTTGTTGATGTAGTCCTGAAGCTCCTGGATCTCGCCGGAGGCGTCCACGTCGATCTTCAGGTTGAGATCGCCGCGGGTCACCGCGGTCGCCACGCGCGCGATGGCACGCACCTGCCGGGTCAGGTTCCCGGCCATCTCGTTCACCGACTCGGTGAGGTCCCGCCAGGTGCCGTCGACGTCACGCACGCGTGCCTGGCCGCCGAGCTGCCCCTCGGTGCCCACCTCGCGGGCCACGCGCGTGACCTCCTCGGCGAAGCTGGAGAGCTGGTCGACCATCGTGTTGATCGTCGTCTTCAGCTCCAGGATCTCGCCGCGCGCGTCGATGTCGATCTTCTTCGTCAGGTCACCCTTGGCGATGGCCGTGGTCACCATGGCGATGTTGCGGACCTGACCGGTCAGGTTGGACGCCATCTGGTTCACCGACTCGGTGAGGTCCTTCCAGGTGCCGGCCACCCCGGGCACGTGCGCCTGGCCGCCCAGGATGCCGTCCGTGCCCACCTCACGGGCCACCTTGGTGACCTGGTCGGCGAACGAACTCAGCGTCTTGACCATCGTGTTGATGGTGTCGGCGAGCTGCGCGACCTCACCGCTGGCCTCGATCGTCACCTGCCGCGTCAGGTCACCGTTGGCGACCGCCGCGGCCACCTGGGAGATGTTGCGCACCTGCATGGTCAGGTTGTTGGCCATCAGGTTGACGTTGTTGCTGAGGTCCTTCCAGATGCCGGTGACGCCCGGCACGTGCGCCTGCCCGCCCAGGATGCCCTCGGTGCCCACCTCGCGGGCCACCCGCGTCACCTGCTCGGCGAAGCTGGACAGTTGGTCGACCATCGTGTTGACCGTCGTGACCAGCTCGAGGATCTCGCCCTTGGCGTCGACCGTGATCTTCTTCGACAGGTCGCCCTTCGCGACCGCCGTGGTGACCTCGGCGATGTTGCGCACCTGGATGGTCAGGTTGTTCGCCATGAAGTTCACGGACTGCGTGAGGTCCTTCCAGGTGCCGGAGACCCCCTGGACCTCGGCCTGCCCGCCGAGCATGCCCTCCGTGCCCACCTCACGGGCCACCCGCGTGACCTCCTGGGCGAACGACGACAGCTGGTCCACCATCGTGTTCAGCG contains:
- a CDS encoding response regulator, coding for MVQKAKILLVDDRPENLLALEAILSALDQTLVRASSGEEALKALLTDDFAVILLDVQMPGMDGFETAAHIKRRERTRDIPIIFLTAINHGPHHTFRGYAAGAVDYISKPFDPWVLRAKVSVFVELYMKNCQLREQAALLRLQLEGGGGKGAVAGREPAGLLAELSARLAAVEEQAEALSKQLDDDSADAAAVATAAHLERKLTGLRRALDALEPGTGGGASLPSQN
- a CDS encoding HAMP domain-containing protein, which translates into the protein MESGAATRGTRTRAKGGPSLGRSGATTEVDTAALNRLLAALVSMRDGNFRKRLTVSGDGVMSEIAAVFNEVADRNLHLTGELSRVRRMVGREGKLTERLETGACEGSWAAAVDNSNALVDDLVWPVSEVSRVLTAVAEGDLSPRMELRTQGPDGGTGHPLRGEFLKVGRTVNNLVDQLSTFTDEVTRVASEVGTEGKLGGQAQVRGMSGSWKDLTESVNTMAYRLTAQVRDIALVTTAVARGDLSRKVTVHVAGEMLELKNTVNTMVDQLSSFSSEVTRVAREVGTEGILGGQARVPEVAGVWKELTDSVNTMAGNLTAQVRGISQVTTAVASGDLSQKVTVPARGEVAQLAETINQMTETLRIFADEVTRVANEVGAEGRLGGQANVPGAAGTWKDLTDSVNTVFRNLTTQVRDIAAVTTAVASGDLSQKVTVDVAGEMLELKNTVNGMVDQLSSFGAEVTRVAREIGVEGELGGQAQVPGAAGTWKDLTDSVNTAFRNLTGQVRNIAQVTTAVANGDLSQKVTVDVSGEMLQLKNTVNTMVDQLSSFADQVTRMARDVGTEGRLGGQARVDGVSGTWKELTDSVNFMAGNLTSQVRQIAQVTTAVARGDLSQKIDVDARGEILELKNTINTMVDQLSAFADQVTRVARDVGTEGRLGGQAQVPGVAGVWRDLTDSVNGMAGNLTAQVRNIAQVATAVARGDLSQKITVDARGEILELKNTLNTMVDQLSSFAQEVTRVAREVGTEGMLGGQAEVQGVSGTWKDLTQSVNFMANNLTIQVRNIAEVTTAVAKGDLSKKITVDAKGEILELVTTVNTMVDQLSSFAEQVTRVAREVGTEGILGGQAHVPGVTGIWKDLSNNVNLMANNLTMQVRNISQVAAAVANGDLTRQVTIEASGEVAQLADTINTMVKTLSSFADQVTKVAREVGTDGILGGQAHVPGVAGTWKDLTESVNQMASNLTGQVRNIAMVTTAIAKGDLTKKIDIDARGEILELKTTINTMVDQLSSFAEEVTRVAREVGTEGQLGGQARVRDVDGTWRDLTESVNEMAGNLTRQVRAIARVATAVTRGDLNLKIDVDASGEIQELQDYINKMIANLRDTTIANKEQDWLKGNLARISALMQGRRDLEDVASLIMSELTPVVSAQHGAFFLAMPLMEGRATGGGEDGYELRMLGSYGYSMGSMPTSFRPGEALIGTAAQEKRTILVDRAPSGYLKIASGLGEAPPAQVIVLPVLFEGEVLGVIELASFTPFTQIQKDFLNQIAEMIATSVNTISVNTKTEKLLKQSQELTEQLRERSAELENRQKALQASNAELEEKAELLARQNRDIEVKNTEIEEARQVLEERAEQLAVSMRYKSEFLANMSHELRTPLNSLLILAKLLADNAEGNLSPKQVEFAETIHGAGSDLLQLINDILDLSKVEAGKMDVSPTRIALVQLVDYVEATFRPLTAEKGLDLSVRVSPELPATLHTDEQRLLQVLRNLLSNAVKFTDSGSVELVIRPAGAGVPQSIRDQLLEAGSLGDIEGELIAFSVTDTGIGIAASKMRVIFEAFKQADGTTSRKYGGTGLGLSISREIAQLLGGEIHAQSEPGRGSTFTLYLPLHPSELPPQGYQQPAAALEAGDLVASEARRCLELSAAEIEMPAEVKSYRETQNGPAALFRRRRRSVPEEGQRSGQWVPEQESTSQPGRAVRFGGEKVLIVDDDIRNVFALTSVLEQHGLSVLYAENGREGIEVLEQHDDVAVVLMDIMMPEMDGYATTSAIRRMPQFAGLPIIALTAKAMKGDREKAIESGASDYVTKPVDPDHLLSVMRQWMSPE